From Salinicoccus roseus, one genomic window encodes:
- a CDS encoding DUF402 domain-containing protein: MKTKYLDKRGWRRLLRSDYKEKIIHHEGEEILVGLLDIHKVRSPLTVPILDKKVRVCDNHYKWLQIMPKNGNYSLTVMYDDRGQVLQYYFDINIEHILELGDARRTDIYLDVLVLPDGRYELVDERDIKRAVKRGQITEAEHDYAYVVANQLMQDIEVDFDCFRRFAEHCKRTIDQ; this comes from the coding sequence ATGAAAACCAAATACCTCGATAAGAGAGGATGGAGACGTCTCCTCCGATCTGACTACAAGGAAAAAATCATCCACCATGAAGGTGAGGAAATACTGGTCGGACTGCTTGATATCCATAAGGTCCGGTCTCCGCTAACGGTGCCGATATTGGATAAGAAGGTCCGGGTATGTGATAATCACTACAAATGGCTGCAGATCATGCCGAAGAATGGGAACTACAGTCTTACCGTCATGTATGATGATAGGGGCCAGGTGCTGCAGTACTACTTTGACATCAATATCGAACATATACTGGAGCTTGGCGACGCCAGGCGGACGGATATTTATCTTGATGTGCTCGTTCTGCCCGATGGCCGCTACGAACTCGTCGACGAACGGGATATAAAGCGGGCGGTGAAAAGAGGGCAGATCACTGAAGCGGAGCATGATTACGCTTATGTGGTCGCCAACCAGCTGATGCAGGATATTGAAGTGGATTTTGACTGCTTCAGACGTTTTGCAGAGCACTGTAAACGGACAATCGACCAGTAA
- a CDS encoding ABC transporter ATP-binding protein, with product MNLETRQLDKAFSRQKAVDDVTLTVTSGTIHGLLGSNGAGKTTFMKLLSGIYKPDAGEVLYDGSPVFEHPGIKDDVLFINDIPYFFNGATLESMGRFYRSMYPRWSQKRFVQLAKHFSLDIKKPLSQLSKGMKRQASFVLAFSARPKVLLLDEPFDGLDPIVRRQVKNIMMQDIANHDMTVIASSHNLREMEDLCDSVSIMHEGKLLFHRDLNEIKGSHCKLQIAFNTLPDERFYREMGVVHHEVKGRVITCIIKGNMKHIEEKVTKYHPLMYDILPLSLEEIFAYEMGEKGYEISNIIVE from the coding sequence ATGAATCTTGAGACCAGGCAGCTGGACAAGGCTTTCAGCAGACAGAAGGCGGTCGATGATGTGACATTGACCGTCACTTCAGGCACCATCCATGGCCTTCTCGGCTCCAATGGTGCAGGAAAGACCACTTTCATGAAACTGCTCAGCGGCATCTATAAACCGGATGCGGGGGAGGTGCTGTACGATGGGTCGCCTGTATTCGAGCACCCCGGCATCAAGGATGATGTACTGTTCATCAATGACATCCCCTATTTTTTCAATGGTGCCACGCTGGAGTCCATGGGACGGTTCTACAGGTCGATGTATCCCAGATGGTCACAGAAACGTTTTGTGCAGCTGGCCAAACATTTCAGTCTGGATATAAAGAAGCCGCTTTCGCAGCTATCCAAAGGGATGAAGCGTCAGGCATCGTTTGTCCTGGCATTTTCAGCACGGCCGAAGGTCCTGCTGCTGGATGAACCTTTCGATGGCCTCGATCCGATCGTCCGCCGTCAGGTGAAAAACATCATGATGCAGGATATCGCGAACCATGACATGACGGTCATCGCATCCAGCCATAACTTGAGGGAGATGGAGGATTTATGTGATTCCGTCTCCATCATGCATGAGGGGAAACTTCTGTTCCATCGCGACCTGAATGAAATCAAAGGCTCTCACTGCAAGCTGCAGATCGCCTTCAATACACTTCCCGATGAACGCTTTTACAGGGAGATGGGCGTCGTCCATCATGAAGTGAAGGGACGGGTCATCACGTGCATCATCAAAGGGAATATGAAACACATTGAAGAGAAGGTGACGAAATATCACCCGTTGATGTACGATATCCTGCCTTTATCACTGGAAGAGATATTCGCTTATGAAATGGGGGAAAAAGGCTATGAAATCAGCAACATCATTGTTGAATAG
- a CDS encoding GntR family transcriptional regulator produces the protein MINLDLKSRVPIYEQLVDKVKQLIIQGVIKPDEKLPSVRSLAQELTINPNTIQKAYRELEREGYIYSLPGKGSFVGRVEGHENDRKVESLTRDFEQVTSELLYLGASKGKLINLIEDLEKERGEEDES, from the coding sequence GTGATCAACTTGGATCTTAAAAGCCGTGTGCCCATATACGAACAGCTTGTCGACAAAGTAAAGCAGCTCATCATACAGGGCGTCATAAAGCCGGATGAGAAGCTTCCTTCAGTCAGAAGTCTTGCACAGGAATTGACGATCAACCCGAACACGATTCAGAAGGCCTACCGTGAACTGGAGAGGGAAGGTTACATCTACTCCCTGCCTGGCAAAGGAAGCTTCGTCGGTCGTGTGGAAGGACATGAAAACGACCGGAAGGTCGAGTCGCTCACCCGTGATTTTGAACAGGTGACCAGCGAACTGCTCTATCTTGGTGCCTCCAAAGGGAAGCTCATCAATCTGATCGAAGATTTGGAAAAGGAAAGGGGAGAGGAAGATGAATCTTGA
- a CDS encoding SDR family NAD(P)-dependent oxidoreductase — MDFGYEGKVAVITGSSKGIGRKTAEQMVKLGAKVMLVARGEAGLKEAKEEISRFGEVDYVVADVKEDAAASQIVEQTVAKFGRLDVLINNAGGSFAKPFEEVSVSDWQQDLDLKLMAAVRISNAALPHLKKQGGAILNLTAVLGKTPPASSLPTSVSRAAGMAMTKAMSKDLGKYGIRVNTVCIGLIRSEQIEEKWKREAPDLTWEEYSRLDKHDIPLGRIGDTEEAANVITFLCSDLASYVSGDAVNIDGGSGYAL; from the coding sequence ATGGATTTTGGATATGAGGGAAAGGTAGCGGTCATCACGGGCAGCAGCAAGGGCATCGGACGAAAGACAGCGGAGCAGATGGTGAAGCTTGGGGCGAAAGTCATGCTCGTCGCAAGAGGTGAAGCGGGGCTTAAAGAGGCCAAGGAGGAGATTTCCAGGTTCGGGGAGGTCGACTATGTTGTTGCTGATGTGAAGGAAGATGCAGCGGCATCGCAGATTGTTGAACAGACGGTTGCAAAGTTCGGCCGGCTGGATGTGCTCATCAATAATGCCGGCGGCTCCTTCGCAAAACCATTTGAGGAAGTGTCTGTTTCGGATTGGCAGCAGGATCTCGACCTCAAACTGATGGCTGCGGTCAGGATATCGAATGCCGCACTGCCACATCTGAAAAAGCAGGGCGGAGCGATACTCAACCTCACTGCGGTCCTCGGCAAGACGCCGCCCGCCTCCTCATTGCCGACGTCGGTGTCCCGTGCGGCAGGCATGGCGATGACGAAAGCGATGAGCAAGGATCTCGGTAAGTACGGCATCCGGGTGAATACGGTATGCATCGGGCTCATCAGAAGCGAGCAGATAGAAGAAAAATGGAAAAGGGAGGCGCCTGACCTTACATGGGAGGAATATTCCAGGCTCGATAAACATGATATTCCGCTCGGCAGGATCGGGGATACGGAAGAAGCGGCCAATGTCATCACATTCCTCTGTTCCGACCTTGCTTCATATGTCAGCGGGGACGCTGTCAATATAGATGGCGGCTCCGGCTATGCACTCTGA
- a CDS encoding YebC/PmpR family DNA-binding transcriptional regulator, producing the protein MGRKWNNIKEKKAQKDKDTSRVNAKFGREIYVAAKKGEPNPESNQALKAVLDRAKTYSVPKHIIDKAIDKAKGSDDEAFDELRYEGFGPEGTMIIVDALTNNVNRTASDVRAAFGKNGGNMGVSGAVSYMFDAKSVFVFTGFDPEDTMMELMEKDVDVEDVTEENGFTVVYGTPQAFHEIKEALDEMGVEDYEVAEQTMIAQNEVSLEEETQEQFEKLIEALDDLEDVSNIYHNVNLGE; encoded by the coding sequence ATGGGACGCAAATGGAATAATATCAAAGAGAAGAAAGCACAGAAGGATAAGGATACGAGCCGGGTCAATGCGAAATTCGGGCGGGAGATCTATGTCGCTGCCAAGAAGGGGGAACCGAATCCCGAGAGCAACCAGGCATTGAAGGCTGTACTGGACCGGGCAAAGACCTATTCCGTGCCGAAGCACATCATAGACAAGGCCATCGACAAGGCGAAGGGCAGTGACGATGAAGCGTTCGATGAGCTGCGTTATGAAGGCTTCGGTCCTGAAGGCACGATGATCATCGTGGATGCACTGACGAATAATGTGAACCGTACCGCTTCAGATGTGCGTGCGGCTTTCGGCAAGAACGGCGGCAACATGGGTGTCAGCGGAGCGGTAAGCTATATGTTCGATGCGAAGTCTGTATTTGTGTTCACTGGCTTCGATCCGGAGGATACGATGATGGAGCTGATGGAGAAGGATGTCGATGTGGAAGATGTGACGGAGGAGAACGGCTTCACGGTCGTCTATGGTACGCCACAGGCCTTCCATGAAATCAAGGAAGCACTCGATGAGATGGGCGTGGAAGATTATGAAGTCGCCGAACAGACGATGATTGCGCAGAATGAGGTATCATTGGAAGAGGAGACCCAGGAGCAGTTTGAAAAGCTGATCGAGGCATTGGATGACCTCGAAGATGTTTCAAACATCTACCACAACGTCAACCTGGGTGAATAA
- a CDS encoding Bax inhibitor-1/YccA family protein, giving the protein MADRHDYRLVWLYFLYYWVIFGIGTYFGQYLPEEWRPTASMVLFGLLMLSLFVRGFNHSGPIISHIYAFLVGLVSFGLFESFIADFGADIFYRIVLLGIIVFVFFGFIGYFFLRDITHWGKYLFVALLILIFASLLNFFINLPYMTLVITIVGLVLYILFTMYDFNRMKNKKFRPREMGFNLFINLLIIIKRLLRLYQYVNNRR; this is encoded by the coding sequence ATGGCGGACCGTCATGATTATAGATTGGTATGGCTTTATTTTCTTTATTATTGGGTGATTTTCGGCATAGGGACATATTTCGGCCAGTATCTGCCGGAGGAATGGCGGCCGACTGCTTCGATGGTGCTGTTCGGCCTGCTGATGCTTTCACTTTTCGTCAGGGGGTTCAATCATAGCGGCCCGATCATAAGCCATATTTATGCCTTTCTGGTCGGCCTGGTGTCATTCGGCCTGTTCGAGTCATTCATAGCGGATTTCGGGGCGGATATATTCTACCGTATAGTACTTCTCGGAATCATCGTATTCGTATTCTTCGGATTCATCGGCTACTTCTTCCTGAGGGACATCACCCATTGGGGGAAGTACCTGTTCGTTGCATTGCTCATACTCATATTCGCCTCCCTGCTCAACTTCTTCATCAACTTGCCGTATATGACACTGGTGATTACGATAGTGGGTCTCGTGCTCTACATCCTCTTTACGATGTATGACTTCAACCGTATGAAGAACAAGAAGTTCAGGCCGAGGGAAATGGGCTTCAACCTCTTCATCAACCTCCTGATCATCATCAAAAGGCTGCTCAGGCTCTACCAGTACGTTAACAATAGGCGATGA
- a CDS encoding CHAP domain-containing protein, producing MKKVITALTATAAITTYGLSDDAEASSYKVQSGDTLWKIANQNSVSVSQLKSWNNLSSDMIYVNQTIKTSSSSSASSSSSSSSSASSSSSSSTSGTYTVKSGDTLSKIARAHGMNYRTLMNINNISSHLIYPGQKLSVSGSSSSSSSSSSSSASTSTSTTQNVSAPAPTSVSYGTNHYYWGDCTWYVFERRQQLGKPVGNNWGNAYDWDNRARSAGYRVNNSPSVGAIMQANAWTNYAWGLGHVAVVERINSNGSILVSEMNFGSGKGVKTFRTISASQVSGHNFIH from the coding sequence ATGAAAAAAGTCATTACTGCTTTGACAGCAACAGCAGCCATCACTACATACGGACTTTCAGACGATGCGGAAGCTTCTTCCTACAAAGTTCAAAGTGGCGACACACTTTGGAAGATTGCAAACCAGAACAGCGTATCCGTATCCCAGCTCAAGTCCTGGAACAACCTTTCTTCTGATATGATCTATGTAAATCAGACGATCAAGACCAGCTCAAGCAGCTCTGCAAGCTCCAGCAGTTCTTCTTCAAGCTCTGCAAGCTCCAGCAGTTCAAGCTCTACAAGTGGTACATATACAGTAAAATCCGGCGACACTCTTAGCAAGATTGCAAGAGCGCACGGCATGAACTACAGGACATTGATGAACATAAACAACATTTCTTCCCATCTCATATACCCAGGACAGAAACTGTCCGTAAGCGGAAGCAGCTCAAGCAGTTCTTCAAGCTCAAGCAGCTCTGCAAGCACTAGCACTTCAACAACTCAGAACGTTTCAGCACCGGCACCAACAAGCGTTTCATACGGCACCAACCACTACTACTGGGGCGACTGCACATGGTATGTTTTCGAACGCCGTCAGCAGCTTGGCAAACCGGTCGGCAACAATTGGGGCAACGCATACGACTGGGATAACAGAGCAAGAAGCGCAGGCTACAGAGTCAACAACTCTCCATCCGTCGGTGCAATCATGCAGGCGAATGCATGGACCAACTACGCTTGGGGCCTTGGCCACGTAGCAGTTGTTGAAAGAATCAACTCCAATGGCTCCATCCTCGTTTCCGAAATGAACTTCGGCAGCGGCAAAGGTGTCAAAACCTTCAGGACCATCAGTGCTTCCCAAGTTTCTGGACATAACTTCATCCACTAA
- a CDS encoding MFS transporter: MNKFLYLIIVICFLDLFVQLPIITPFAISLGADEYTAGIIVAIYSLFNMVGNVFGGFFSDKFGRRNMLLLGMGLQVVILLTYTIVPTVGLLILIRVVHGFSSGLLTPAAFSLVADISKRKAIGRSMALTGVSIGTAAVLGPALGGIISSQTSYQMVYLVMSGIFVFGILLIFITVKESTTEQSREIHYATNYGQIITRPSLIVAYISAFTLMVSNGSLAFGLPLKVAAVGLSDQTTGAMLSVFGIVAILVFATPVNRIYSKYSPVALVSTGIFIVGAAMIFLHFVPTVSLIYTAMVIYGIGFSFIFPSMNKIIGQNTEMHERGKANGIFYSFFSLGSVAGSYLSGIFATYFETPFLFIGLMLIMLLAAIYAAHEKSGFKQTF; the protein is encoded by the coding sequence ATGAATAAATTTTTGTACCTAATCATAGTCATCTGTTTTCTGGATCTGTTCGTCCAGCTGCCGATCATCACTCCGTTCGCTATTTCACTCGGTGCGGATGAGTATACGGCAGGCATCATAGTAGCAATTTATTCCCTTTTCAACATGGTGGGAAACGTTTTTGGAGGTTTTTTTTCCGATAAGTTCGGACGCAGGAATATGCTTCTCCTCGGCATGGGGCTGCAGGTGGTCATACTGCTTACGTACACGATAGTGCCCACTGTCGGGCTGCTGATCCTCATCCGTGTAGTGCACGGATTCTCAAGCGGCCTGCTGACGCCTGCTGCATTCAGCCTGGTGGCAGATATATCGAAAAGGAAAGCCATCGGCAGATCGATGGCCCTGACGGGCGTCTCGATCGGCACGGCAGCCGTACTCGGGCCTGCACTCGGCGGCATCATTTCGAGCCAGACGAGCTATCAGATGGTGTATCTCGTCATGTCGGGAATATTCGTATTCGGAATCCTGCTGATTTTCATTACAGTGAAGGAGAGTACGACGGAGCAGAGCCGGGAAATCCATTATGCGACGAACTATGGACAGATCATCACCCGCCCCTCTCTGATCGTCGCCTATATCTCCGCTTTCACGCTGATGGTCTCAAACGGTTCCCTTGCATTCGGTCTTCCATTGAAAGTGGCAGCAGTCGGATTGTCTGACCAGACGACAGGAGCCATGCTGAGTGTCTTTGGCATCGTGGCCATCCTGGTCTTTGCCACGCCGGTCAACCGGATATACTCGAAGTACAGTCCGGTCGCCCTCGTCTCCACAGGAATATTCATCGTGGGGGCAGCAATGATCTTTCTGCATTTCGTGCCGACCGTGTCCCTCATCTATACTGCGATGGTCATATATGGCATCGGATTCAGCTTCATCTTCCCATCGATGAACAAGATCATCGGACAGAATACGGAGATGCATGAGCGGGGGAAGGCAAATGGAATATTCTATTCATTCTTTTCCCTTGGGTCTGTGGCGGGATCCTACCTTTCCGGTATATTCGCCACATATTTCGAGACCCCCTTCCTGTTCATCGGATTGATGCTCATCATGCTGCTTGCTGCAATCTATGCTGCACATGAAAAGAGTGGATTCAAACAGACATTTTAG
- a CDS encoding potassium channel family protein, protein MAHAFLGILVVLLLLQLGAFARKKGELSKTHKLSLDWPLYLYIFTVLLSIMFIFAIIYYVISLNTPILINGTSGEEVVNYTFLQTLYYSGVTLLSIGYGDFTPIGPARFLSIFQAFLGIVIPTVIFIKEITKDRT, encoded by the coding sequence ATGGCTCACGCTTTCCTTGGCATACTTGTCGTTCTTTTATTGCTCCAGCTTGGTGCGTTCGCCAGAAAGAAGGGGGAACTCTCGAAAACGCATAAACTGTCACTGGATTGGCCCCTGTATTTATACATATTCACGGTCCTGCTGTCCATCATGTTCATCTTCGCAATCATCTACTATGTCATTTCCTTGAACACACCCATCCTGATCAATGGGACGAGCGGGGAAGAAGTCGTAAACTATACTTTCCTTCAGACACTCTACTACAGTGGGGTAACATTGTTATCTATAGGATACGGGGATTTCACACCCATCGGTCCAGCGCGTTTCCTCTCCATCTTCCAGGCCTTTCTGGGAATCGTCATCCCCACCGTCATATTCATCAAAGAAATTACAAAAGACCGCACGTAG
- a CDS encoding dicarboxylate/amino acid:cation symporter — MKLLLKLIAGIVVGIGVGALYYGVDASGGMESVLAFLVRLLLTLESILGSFIFFMIPLIILFFIANGISKIGTGSGKVVGATLGTAYISTLGAGILAYLVAMMVMPRITDGGSVPEEGAGLEPFFEFEIAPLMDILTALVLAFAFGIVITITRSELMQKWFEEGKNIVEFLIEKVVIPILPFYIAGVFAGMASQGTVFDTLAVFGVVLLVAILLHWVWITIQYTIAGALLGKNPFKMIKTMMPAYFTALGTMSSAATIPVTLRQTKENGIRNRIADFVIPLCANIHLSGSTITIVSCSIAVMSVLPDYELPGFFTMLGTIMLLGVVMIAAPGVPGGAIMAASGVLMTNLGFTEAAVAFMIALYMAQDSFGTAANITGDGAVSSIIDAYERKLNG, encoded by the coding sequence GTGAAACTGCTACTTAAGCTGATCGCCGGCATCGTCGTTGGTATCGGGGTCGGTGCACTGTATTATGGTGTGGATGCATCAGGAGGGATGGAATCGGTACTGGCATTCCTGGTCAGGCTGCTGCTCACTCTGGAGTCCATTCTGGGAAGCTTCATATTCTTCATGATCCCATTGATCATCCTGTTCTTCATTGCGAACGGAATATCCAAGATCGGTACGGGATCCGGCAAAGTCGTCGGTGCAACATTGGGGACAGCATACATATCGACACTCGGTGCCGGCATCCTCGCATATCTGGTCGCGATGATGGTCATGCCGCGCATCACTGATGGGGGAAGTGTCCCCGAGGAAGGTGCAGGACTCGAGCCGTTCTTCGAGTTTGAAATTGCACCGCTCATGGACATCCTTACAGCGCTCGTTCTGGCATTCGCTTTTGGAATCGTCATTACAATCACGCGTTCTGAGCTTATGCAGAAATGGTTCGAAGAAGGAAAGAATATCGTCGAATTCCTGATTGAAAAGGTTGTCATTCCAATACTTCCCTTCTATATTGCAGGGGTATTCGCGGGAATGGCATCCCAGGGGACAGTGTTTGACACGCTTGCCGTGTTTGGTGTCGTACTTCTTGTGGCGATACTGCTCCACTGGGTCTGGATCACCATACAGTATACGATAGCGGGTGCATTGCTCGGAAAAAATCCATTCAAGATGATAAAGACGATGATGCCCGCCTACTTTACAGCGCTGGGTACGATGAGCAGTGCTGCGACGATACCGGTCACACTGAGGCAGACGAAGGAGAATGGCATACGCAACAGGATTGCAGACTTCGTCATCCCGCTTTGTGCCAATATCCACCTGTCGGGAAGTACAATTACGATCGTCAGCTGTTCGATTGCAGTCATGTCTGTTCTGCCGGACTATGAACTTCCAGGCTTCTTCACGATGCTGGGGACGATCATGCTGCTTGGCGTCGTAATGATTGCGGCTCCAGGTGTGCCGGGTGGTGCAATCATGGCAGCAAGTGGTGTGCTCATGACGAATCTGGGCTTCACTGAAGCGGCCGTGGCATTCATGATCGCGCTCTATATGGCTCAGGACAGCTTCGGTACTGCAGCAAACATCACGGGGGATGGTGCAGTCAGCAGCATCATCGATGCATATGAACGAAAATTGAATGGATGA
- a CDS encoding GNAT family N-acetyltransferase, with the protein MSIRKAVYEDLERVVEIKEKVVPLMIGAGNTQWSEEYPDMNRFRKDVEAGSLYVYEEDGILDGFVVVDNDHPEPYDGIEWEVARTESRAMHRMAVDPSRQGRGIARKMMQEVEDRLEAEGARAIHTDTSLENERMQKQFEKNGYIFRGRLHLDDNADDWYVAYEKVLG; encoded by the coding sequence ATGAGTATCAGAAAAGCAGTATATGAAGATCTGGAGAGGGTAGTGGAAATAAAGGAGAAGGTGGTCCCTTTGATGATCGGTGCAGGCAATACCCAATGGAGTGAGGAATATCCTGATATGAACCGTTTCAGGAAAGATGTGGAGGCCGGGTCGCTTTATGTATATGAAGAGGATGGTATATTGGATGGTTTTGTCGTTGTGGATAATGACCACCCAGAGCCATATGACGGAATAGAGTGGGAAGTTGCGCGTACCGAAAGCAGGGCGATGCATCGGATGGCAGTGGATCCTTCAAGACAGGGACGGGGCATCGCCCGCAAAATGATGCAGGAAGTTGAAGACCGGCTTGAAGCGGAAGGTGCCAGGGCCATCCATACGGACACATCCCTTGAAAATGAAAGGATGCAGAAGCAGTTCGAAAAGAACGGCTACATATTCAGGGGCAGGCTGCATCTCGATGACAACGCGGATGACTGGTATGTCGCCTACGAAAAGGTGCTCGGCTGA
- the queF gene encoding preQ(1) synthase: MSEENTQDLSLLGNQNVKYDFDYNPDVLETFDNKYPGRDYFVKFNCPEFTTLCPITGQPDFATLYISYIPDVKMVESKALKLYLFSYRNHGGFHESSVNMIMDDLVKLMDPKYIEIWGKFTPRGGISIDPYCNYGRPGTKYEEMADYRMMNHDLYPEKVDNR, translated from the coding sequence ATGAGTGAAGAAAATACACAGGACCTGAGTCTTCTCGGGAACCAGAATGTAAAATATGATTTTGACTACAACCCGGATGTCCTTGAGACATTTGACAACAAATATCCAGGACGGGACTACTTCGTCAAATTCAATTGTCCGGAGTTCACCACCCTATGTCCGATAACCGGACAGCCTGATTTTGCAACGCTGTATATCAGCTATATCCCGGATGTCAAAATGGTTGAAAGCAAAGCCCTGAAGCTCTACCTCTTCAGCTACAGGAACCACGGCGGATTCCATGAGAGCAGCGTCAACATGATCATGGACGACCTGGTCAAGCTGATGGATCCGAAATATATTGAAATATGGGGTAAATTCACCCCGCGTGGCGGCATCTCCATCGACCCCTACTGCAACTATGGCCGTCCGGGGACGAAGTATGAAGAAATGGCGGACTACCGCATGATGAACCATGACTTGTATCCTGAAAAAGTGGACAATAGATGA